The genomic segment ATCGGCGCCGTGATCGCCACGCATGTGGGGCCGGGAACGGTCGGCGCGGCCCTGGAGCCGTTGACGGCCTAGGCTGTGGCGCCCCCCCCCGCCCTGCGCAACAAGGGGCGCTATGTGCTGCTGGCCCTCGCCCTCGCGGGGCGTGGGCCGCGTGGCGCCCGGCCCCGGCCCCGGCCGCTGCGGCCCCGCCCGACCTCGTAACCGTCGCTGCCCCGGCGGAGGCGCCCGCCGCGCCCTGCCTCGGCCCGGCCCCCGCCGCTGCGCCCGCCCCGGCTCCGCCCCAGGCCCTCAGCGGCCGGCTGGGCCTGTGGGTTGCCGAGATCGATCCCGCCACCCTGCGCCCGTTGCGGGCGGTGGCTCAGGCCCCCGACGGGGTGTTTCCGCTCGCCAGCACCTACAAGCAGGCGGTGCTGTGGGCGGTGCTGCGCGAGGTGGACGCCGGGCGGCTCTCGCCGGGCGAGCGCTTCGACGTGTCCACCGCCAGCCAGAGCCTCGGCGACTACCCCTACGACGGCAGCAATGTCCGCGACCTCACCGAGCGGATGATCCGCCACAGCGACAACACCGCCACCGACCTGCTGCACCGCCGGGTGGGGCTGGGCGCGGTGCAGGCCCTCGCCGACGACCTCGGGCTGTGCCGCACCCGCCTGATCCTGCCCACCAAGGCGTGGTGGACCGCGCAGACCGGCTCGTCGCCCGCCTTTCTCGCAGCGACAGGTTGGGACAAGGCCACTGGTCAGGAACGGGCGCGGCTGGCAGCGGCCATCGACGCGGACGCCCAGCGCCTGCGGGCTGACGTGCTTCAGAACCGGCTGAACACCTACTTCGACGGCACCCCGGACCCGGCCGATGACCTGCGGGTCCATAACCTCAGCACCCCCTACGAGTTCGCCACCCTGCTCGCGCACCAGCACCTGCGCTCCGGTCTCTCGCCGGATACCCTCGCCTGGCAGCGCGAGGTCGCGGCGATGGGCTACGGCCGCTCGGCCCTGTCCCCGCAGGGCGCCGGGAAGGTGGCGGCTTTCGCGGGCAAGGGGGGCAACGGCTGGCGGCTGCTGACCTACAGCGGCTACCTGCGGACCGAGGATGGGCGCCACCTCGTCTACGCCTTCATGCAGCACGGGGCCGACGAAACCTACACCATGCCGAACACCCGCGCCGCCTTCGCCTGGATCGGGGCCGGGCTGGGGGCGGTGCTCTCAAAGCCGTAAGGGGATCGACATGGGGAAAGCCGCCCGGAGCATCGTCGACGGGCGGCTTTCCCCGTTGGCCCCGGCAGTCAGCCGCCCAGTCCCACCCGTTCGAGTTCCGCTGTGATCGCCGCGTCCAGCCGTTCACGAGCCTGGGCATACGGTTGCGTCAGGGTGGCGCCCGCCGCCGGGACATGCCCGCCCCCGCCCAGCGCCACGGCGACATTCTGAGCGCTGACGCCCCCGCGCGATCTGAGCGACAGCTTGATCCGGTCGCCGAAGTCCTTGACCATCACGGCGAGGACCGATCCCTCGGCGCCGCGCAGGATGTTGACGTAGGTTTCCACGTCCTCCCAGGTCGAGCCTGCCCGCTCCAGCATCGCGTCGTCCACCCGGGCGAGGACCACCCGGCCGCCGTGCAGGAATTCCATCGTGCTCAGCACCTCGCGCAGCAGCAGGTAGTAGGAGCGGGAATGCTGGCCCAGATTGTCGTTGATCCAGCCCAGCCGCGCCCCGTGCGAGAGCAGCCGGGCCGCCGCCTCGAAGGTCCGGGGGGTCACGCTGTCGTAGCGAAACGACCCCGTGTCCGTGTTCAGCCCCAGCATCAGCGGGGTGGCGATGGCCTCGGACCAGGGGGCACCCAGCGCGTCCACCACGTCGGCCACCATCATCGTGGTGGCAGGCAGGCTGGGGTCAACGAGCAGGGCGGCGGCCTGACGGCGGTTGGTGCCGTGGTGGTCGATGTTCACGACCGGGCCGCTGAACGTGCCGAGGTCGGCCCCCGCTACCCGCGCGGGATCGTTGTTGTCCACGTCCAGCACGGCGGCGAGTGCCCCCTGCGGCCACTGTGCGAGCGTGGGGACGACCTCGCCTTCCCGCACCAGAAAGCGCAGGTAGCGCGGCACGTCCATCACGGCGATGACCTCGCGGCCCAGCGCCCGCAGCGCCCGCGTCAGGCCCAGCACGCTGCCCAGCGCGTCCCCGTCGGGGTTCTCGTGCGACAGCACCACGGTGGGGCCAGGGTGTGCCCGGAGCAGCCCGGCCACGGTCTGCACGGCCTGGGGGTAGGAGAAGTCGCGGTCGTTGATCGCCGTCATGGGGGCGAGTATAGGGATGGGCCAGCCGGGGAGAACACGGCCACATGAGAGAAGACTCAGGGTTCCTGGCCGCCGCGACACGGGCCAGCCGGGGGAGCGCCGCCTGGGCAGGTGGCTGCGGCACAATCGGCCCATGACCCGGCCTGTTTCTGCACACCTCCGGCACGTCGCCTTCGACTGGGGCGGCGTCTTCACCGTCGGTACCTTCGACGGCCGCTCGACCGCCCGCCTCGCCGAGCGGGGCGGCCTTCCGGTGGAACGCGTGCGTGAGAGCTACTTCCGGCATGTGCATCAGCTGGAGGTGGGCGCGTGGACCCTCCCGCAGTTCTGGGACGTGCTGGCCGCCGAGACGGGCCTCACCCTGACCTACTCCGAGTTCAAGGCGCTCTACCTCAGCAGCGTCCACGACAACGACCCGATGTACACCACCCTGGCCGGGATTCCGGCGGGGGTGCGGGTGGGCCTGCTCAGCAACAACTACCCCGTGGTCAGCGACCACCTGCGCCGCGACCCCCGCTTCGCCCGCTTCGACGCGCTGGTCTTCAGCAACGAGTTGCGGCAGAAAAAGCCCCACCCCGACGCATTCGCGGCCCTTGCGGAGGCGATGGGGGTCCCCGCCGCGCAGACTGCCTTCGTGGACGATGTGAAGGAGAATGTCGCGGCCGCGCGGGCAGCGGGCTTTCACGGCCTGCTGTACCACCACGACCGCCACGCCGCGTTCGAGCGGGAGCTGGCAGAGTGGCTGGGTCGGCCTGTCCCCTCCGGCCCCTGACCTGCGGGTGGTGTACTTGCCTTCCTGGTGTACTTCCCCGTCGCCGGGGTACACCACCTCCCACGCCGCGTGACGTGAGTCACACTGCCTCATCGCACAGGAGGAGGCATGGCCGCATGACCCAGACCATCACCACGCCCATCACGCACACCGAGCACCCACAGGCCGGGCGCGTGCTCACGCCGGGGGCACTGAGCTTTCTGGAAGAGCTGCACACCCGCTTCGATGCCCGACGCCGCGACCTGCTGGCCGCACGGCAGGAGCGCCAGCGGCGGCTGGACGCGGGTGAACTGCCCGACTTCCTACCTGAAACCGCGCACATCCGCGAGGGCGACTGGAGGGTCAGCCCGCTGCCCGCCGACCTGCAGGACCGCCGGGTGGAAATCACTGGCCCGGTGGACCGCAAGATGGTGATCAACGCGCTGAACAGTGGCGCCCGCATGTTCATGGCCGACTTCGAGGACGCGAGCAGCCCCACCTGGGCCAACTGCCTGGAGGGTCAGGTCAACCTGATGGACGCGGTGCGGCGCACCATCTCGCTGGAGTCGGGCGGCAAGAGTTACCGCCTGAACGGGACGACCGCCACCCTCCTCGTGCGCCCGCGCGGGTTGCATCTGGAGGAGAAGCACGCGCAGTTGGGAGGTCAGCCCCTCTCCGGCTCGCTCTTTGACTTCGGCCTGTACGCCTACCACAACCTGCACGAGCGGCAGCGCCAGGGCGTGGGCACGTATTTCTATATCCCCAAGCTGGAATCGCACCTCGAAGCGCGGTGGTGGAACGACGTATTCACCTTCACGGAGGACACCCTGGGAGCGCCGCGCGGGACCATTCGCGCCACTGTGTTGATCGAGACGATCCTGGCGGCCTTCGAGATGGACGAGATTTTGTATGAGCTGCGCGAGCACTCGGCGGGCCTGAACTGCGGGCGCTGGGACTACATCTTCTCGTACATCAAGAAGTTCCGCGCCCACGACGACCGGATTCTCCCCGACCGCGCCCAGGTCACGATGTCCACGCCGATGATGCGGAACTACTCCCGCCTCGCCATCCGCACCTGCCACCGCCGGGGTGCCCCGGCCATCGGGGGCATGAGCGCTTTCATCCCGGTCAAGGGCGACCCGGAGGCCAACGACCGCGCCTTCGCCCAGGTCCGCGCCGACAAGGAGCGCGAGGCGGGCGACGGTCACGACGGCACCTGGGTCGCGCACCCCGGCATGGTGGCCCTCGCCGCCGAGGTCTTCGACCGCTTGATGCCGGAAGCCAACCAGATTGACGCCGGCAAGCAGATGGACTTTAGGGTCACCCCCGAGGACCTGCTCACGCCCCCGGAGGGCACGATCACCGCAGCAGGCGTGAACCTCAACGTGGACGTGAGCCTCCAGTACCTCGCCGCGTGGCTGGACGGCCGGGGCGCGGTGCCCATTCACAATCTGATGGAAGACGCCGCCACCGCCGAGATTTCCCGCGCCCAGCTCTGGCAGTGGGCGCACCACGGCCAGCGCACCGAAGACGGCACGCCTATCACCCCGGAAGGCCTGACCCGCCTGATCGCCGCCCACCGCGACCGCCTCGGGCGCGAGCAGCCAGAACGGGAAGCCCGCTTCGGGGAAGCCGCCGAGCTGCTCACCGCCCTCGTCACCGCCGACACCCTCGAGGAGTTCTTGACCCTGCCTGGGTATCAGCGCCTCTCCTAAATCGCCACCTTCCATCCCCGTAACTTCGCCCCACCGGGCGAGGGCCGCCTCTCACACCCCGAGGAGACCACCATGACCCCCACCCCGCGCACGCACGCCGAGATTCTGGAAAAGACCTGGAAGACCGAGGACCGCTGGCAGGGCATCCGCCGCAACTACTCCGCCGACGACGTGGTGCGGCTGCGCGGCAGCCTCCCCATTGAGCACACGCTGGCGCGGCACGGCGCCCAGAAGCTGTGGCGGCTGATGAAGGAAGAACCCTTCGTGAACGCGCTCGGGGCGCTGACTGGCAACCAGGCGATGCAGCAGGTCAAGGCGGGCCTGAAGGCGATCTACCTCTCGGGCTGGCAGGTCGCTGCCGATGCGAACAACGCCGGGCAGATGTACCCCGACCAGAGCCTTTACCCCGCCTCCAGCGTGCCCGACGTGGTGCGGCGCATCAACAACACCCTGCGCCGCGCCGATCAGATTCAACATGCCGAGGGCAGCGGCGACGTGGACTACTTCGCGCCCATCGTGGCCGACGCGGAGGCGGGCTTCGGTGGCCCCCTGAACGCCTTTGAGCTGATGAAGGCGATGATCGAGGCGGGCGCGGCGGGCGTGCATTTCGAGGACCAGCTCGCCAGTGAAAAGAAGTGCGGTCACCTGGGGGGCAAGGTGCTCGTGCCCACCTCGCAGTTCATCCGCACGCTGAACGCCGCTCGTCTCGCCGCCGACGTGTGCGGAGTGCCCACCGTGCTGATTGCCCGCACCGACGCCGACGCCGCCAACCTGCTCACCAGCGACGTGGACGAGAACGACCGGCCCTTCTGCACCGGCGAGCGCACCCCCGAAGGCTTTTACTACGTCAAGCCTGGCATCGAACAGGCGATCAGCCGCGCCCTGGCCTACGCCCCCTACGCCGACGTGATCTGGTGCGAGACTTCGGTGCCCAACCTGGAGGACGCCCGGCGCTTTGCCGAAGCCGTCCACGCCCAGTTCCCCGGCAAGCTGCTCGCCTACAACTGCTCGCCCAGCTTCAACTGGCGCAAGAATCTCGACGATGAGACCATCGCCCGCTTTCAGGTCGAGCTGGGGCGGATGGGCTACAAGTTCCAGTTCATCACCCTGGCGGGCTTTCACTCGCTGAACATGGGCATGTTCGACCTCGCCCACGGGTACGCCCGGCGGCAGATGAGTGCGTTTGTCGAGTTGCAGGAGCGCGAGTTCGCCGCCCAGGAGCGGGGTTTCACGGCGGTCAAGCACCAGCGCGAGGTGGGGACCGGGTACTTTGACCTCGTGGCGACGGCGGCAGGCGGCGGCCAGAGCAGCACGACGGCCCTGGCGGGCAGCACCGAAGCCGAGCAGTTCGTGGGGGCGCACGACTGATCCAGAACCGGGGAAGACACGTCATGACCGCCCAGTGGGGGAGAGCCGGGAAGGTTTTCCCCCTGCGGCGTTGGGGATACGCTGAGGCATGTTCGCCCTGCTGACCGACGCTCCCCTGCCTCCCAATCCGGCTCTGGTTCGGTCGGTCGAGGTCGCCTTTCCAGGCGGACGGGGGGTGCGCGTCCCAGGCCCGGAGCCGATGGCCGACTTCCCCGCCAATCCCGTCCAGACCCTGCTCTCTCCCCGTGGGAACGCAGCCGCCGTGCGCTTCTGCTGGGACATTCCCAAGTACGACTCGTGCCAGGTGCGGCTGGTGCGGCCCAGCGGGGCGGTGCAGGTGCTGAAGAACAGCAATGTGCGGCAGCTCCTCTGGACGCCGGACGGCCAGTACCTGATCGGCGCCGGGGTCAACACGGTGCGGCTGTGGAATCTGGTGGGCCGGGTGCGGACAGCGGTGCCGACACCCGGCGAAGTTTACCCCCAGCCCTTCCGGCGTCTGTCGCGGATTGTCGGGCTCAATCTGTGGGGCCGAGACCTGTGCGTGCGGACAGAAGACCAGTGGTTCGCCCCGACGGGGCAGGAGGCGGGCCGCAGCGTGTCGGCCACCCGCTATACCCTCCCGACCCTGCGTTCACTGCAGGTGCTCTCGTTTGCGGCGCAAGAGGGCCAACAAGCCCCCTGCTCCCTCCCCGTCACCGAGCCATGAAAGTGGCCCAACGAAAAGAGGCGGACTGCTCCGCCCCTTAGTCCCAAGCCAGAATGTTCTACTCCGTCCCCACCTCATGCCCGTCGTCCCGCTGCTCCAGCCGGAAGCCGTGGGGCAGGAAGTCGCGGACCAGCCCGCTGACCACGTCGCCGTTGTGGTTCACGCACACCACCCGCGCGTCGGGCGCAAACTCGAACAGAATCTGGCGGCAGGCCCCGCAGGGACTCGCGGGCGGGGTGGCCTCGGAATAGACCACGAGGTCCGTGAAAGTGCGCTCCCCCGCCGTCGCCATCGCCTGCACCGCCGACTGCTCGGCGCAGCGGGCGAGGCCGTAGGAGGCGTTCTCCACGTTGGCCCCGAAAAAGACTCGGCCCTCTGGGGTGCGCAGGGCCGCCCCCACCCGGAACTTGCTGTAGGGCGCGTAGGCCTGACGGAACGCCGCCTTCGCCCCCTCCAGGAGTTGGGGGTCAGGAGTCACCGGCTCAGGCGTCACGCGTCGACTCCTCGTAGGTCTCGAAAATCATCGTCTCGGGGGCACGTTCCACGCGGACGCGGGCCACGCGGCGCTGGTCGGCCTCCTCGACGGTAAAGACCCAGCCGCCGTGAACGAAATGCTGGCCGGGTTCCGGGATATCGCCGAAGTGGTTGGTCATGAACCCCGACAGGGTATCGTACTCGCCGTCGCCGTCCTCCAGATTGGTGCCCAGCCGCTCCTCGACCTCGCCCACCGTCAAGCTGGCGTCCATCAGGTAGCGGCCCTCGCCCAGCACCTCGATCAGGGGCAGTTCTTCCTCGTCGGTCTCGTCGTAAATCTCGCCCACGATCTCTTCCAGGGCGTCTTCCAGCGTGACCAGGCCCGAGGTGCCGCCGAACTCATCCACCACGATGCTCATGTGCGACTTCTTCTCGCGCATCTTGGTCAGGAGGTCCTTGATCTTCATCCCTTCGGGCACGAAGAAGACCGGGCGCATCACGTCGGCGATTCGCACGGTGTCGAGTTCGTGCAGGTGCGCGAGCAGGTCGCCCGTGTGCACGATGCCCACGATGTTGTCGGCGGTGTCCTGATACACCGGGACCCGCGAGTACCCGTGAATCGCGTTGAGTTCCAGCAGGTGCCGCAGCGGGCTGGACCCGTCCACGACCACCATGTCGATGCGCGGCGTCATGATCTCGCGCACGGTGGTGTCCGAGAGGTCGAAGACGTTGTAGACGAGTTCCTTCTCGTCGTCCTCCAGCACCCCCTCCTGGCTCGACGCGCCCACGATCATGCGGATTTCCTCTTCCGAGTAGGCCGTGTGGTGCCCGGCGACGCCGCGCAGCCCGAAGAGGCGCACCACGCCGTTGCCCATCGCGTTCAGGCCCACGATGGCCCACTTGAACACCGCCGTGAAAACCAGCAGCGGCCGGGTGACGAGCAGCGACACCTGCTCGGAGCGTTGCAGCGCCCACGACTTCGGCGCGAGTTCTCCGAAGACGATGTGCAAGATGGTGCTGATCGCAAACGCGAGGCCGAAGGAAATCGCCGTGATCTGGCCCTCGCTCAGCGTCGTTTCGCCCAGCAGCGGGTGGATCAGGTGCTCGATGGCAGGCTCAGCGACAAAGCCGATGGCGAGGCTCGCCATGGTGATCCCGAGCTGGGTCGCGGCGATATAGAGGTCGAGGTTTTGCAGCGCCCGCTGGGTGGCCTTGGCGGTGCTGTTTCCTTCCTCGGCCAGTTGGTCGATCCGGGTGCGCCGCACGCTGACGAGGGCGAACTCGGTCGCCACGAAAAAGCCGTTCATCAGCACCAGCACGACGAGGGCGAGGATTCCGAGCAGATCATTCATGGGTGGGCGCGCTCCATTCGCGCCCCGGCACGCCGCATGGCACATGCTGCCCGCCCGCCCACGCGTCTAGGGCGTGAGCGGCGCGTCGGTTGCCGGTCGGGGGACCACAGTAAAAATCCCGCCCGCAGGCGGTCTTCACCGGGCGTCAGGGCAGAGCCAGAACTGGGAGGCTCCATAACTCCCCCCAGTCTACCACAGCCCCCGCCCCCGGCCCGCGCAAGTCTCTTGCCCAAGGGACGCTCAAGGCGCCGCCCGTTACCCGGCCAACAGTCGCAGGAGGGGCGGTCCCAGCACGGCCAAGCCGACCCCCAGCGCCCCCAGGCTGGCGACCAGCACGGCCCCCGCCGCCGCGTCCTTCGCCACCTTCGCCAGCGGGTGCCACTCGGGCGAGGCGAGGTCCACCACCGCCTCCAGCGCCGTGTTCAGCAGCTCCACGCTCAGGACCAGCCCGCAGGCGAGCAGGATGGGGGAGAGCGGCACGCCCAGCACCAGGGCCAGCCCCAGCGCCAGCACGCCCGCCCAGACCTCGATGCGGAAGTTGGCCTGCGTCCGGTAGACGTGCCGCAGCCCGGCCCACGCGAAGCCCGCCGAGCGCCACCAGCGGCGGAGGCTGAGGGCGGAGCCGTCCGACCTCACGTCAGGCTTCGGGCGATGGAGCTTCAGGGGGCAGCGCGGCGCGGGCGGCGGCCCAGGCGCCATGGAAGACCTGCCACTCCTCGCCGGTCGCGCCCTCCTCGAAGCCCAGGCCCTCGGCGTGGGGGTGGTCAAAGCCGACGAGGTGCGTCAGGCCGTGGCTGGCGAGCAGGGCAACCTCGCGGGTGAGGCTGTGGCCCCGCGCCTGCGCCTGCCGCCCCGCCGTGTCCAGGCTGATGATGATGTCCCCCAGGTGCGGCGGCATGAAGGGGTCGCCAGGTTCCCAGGTCGGAAAGCTCAGCACGTCGGTGGGCGCGTCCTCGCCCCAATGCTCGTGCTTGAGCTGACGAATGGTGCGGTCCCCGACCAGCACGACCGTCACATCGCGGTCCTCCACCCCGAAATGCCGCATCGCCGCCCCCAGCGCAGAGCGCAGGGCGGGGCGCAGGCCGGGCGGCGGGGTCTTGCGGGCCACGAGGTCGATCACCTCCCAAGAATAGGGCAGCTGAATGGCCGACAACTTCCGACGACGGGCCAGGGGAAAACCGCCGGACCCGTACCGGAGTTTTGAAGCTGGGGGCGAGGGTCAGGGGGTGGCGGGCGGCTGGCCGGGGGAGGCGGCCCCGTCCGCCTTGAGCCGCACCGGCCACCACGAGCGCGGTCCCAGGTCATAGGCCAGCGCGGGCACCAGCACCGTGCGGACCAGGAAGGTGTCCAGCAGCACCCCGAACGCCACGATAAAGGCGAGTTGCAGCAGGAACAGGATCGGAATGACGGCGAGCGCCGCGAAGGTCGCCGCCAGCACCAGCCCCGCCGACGTAATGACGCCCCCGGTCACCGCCAGCCCCCGCAGAATGCCGGGCCGGGTGCCGTGGTGCAAGGCTTCCTCGCGCACACGGGTCATCAGAAAGGTGTTGTAGTCGATGCCCAGCGCCACCAGAAACACGAAGCCGTACAGCGGCACCGAGGGGTCGGCCCCCGGCAGGTCCAGCACCTGGTTGAACACCAGCGCCGACACCCCCAGCGCCGTAGCGAAGGACAGCACGGTGGTCGCCATCAGCAGCGCGGGCATCAGCACGCTCCGCAAGAGCGCCACCAGAATCACGAAGATCACCGCCAGGATCAGCGGAATGATCAGATTCCGGTCGCGGATGGACGTGTCGGTGGTGTCGATGGCGACGGCGGTGCTCCCCCCAATCAGCGCCTCGCCTGAGAGCCGCTCCCGCAGCGCCCTCACGGTGGCCTCGGCCTCCGGGCTGTCGGCGGGGTCATCCAGGGTGGCCTGAAGCAGGACCTCACCGCCTCGCACCGTCGGCGCCGGGGCGGGGGTGCCAGGAGGACCGAACGCCTGAATGCCGTCCTCCGTCACCGGGGCCGACCCCGAGGGCGAATCCTCGCTCAGCACCGCCACCGATGCCACGCCGCCTTCGGCGAGCAGGGTCGCGGCGACCTCCTCCAGCCGCTCCTGATCGGTCAGGACATAGGCCGGGTTGCCGGAGCCGCCGGGGAAGTGCTCGGCCAGCGCCCGCTGCCCGTCGCGGGCGTCGGACGTGCCCAGTACGAGTTCGCTCTGCGCCACGCCGTCGGCCCGCAGGCCCGGCGCGAAGGCGGCCCCCAGGGCGAGCAGCGCCGTCGCCGCGATCCAGGCGGCGCGGGGAGCGCGGGCGATGCGGCGGCCGATGCGGGCATAGATACCGGTCGCCGTCTGCGCCTCGTCGGTGCGCGAGGGGTCATAGACCGGGCGCTGCGGCCAGTAGGCGCTCCGCCCCAGCACGTACAGCAGCGCGGGCAGCAGCGTCAGCGCGGCGAGCATGGAAAAGACGATGCCCACCGCCGCCACCGGCCCCAGCGATTGGTTGGACCCCAGGTCGCTGAGCAGCAGGCACAGCAGCCCCGCGATCACCGTGCCGCCCGACGCCAGCACGGGTTCCAGCGAGCCTCTAAGCGCGGCGAGCGTCGCCCCGTACCTGTCCGCGTGGCGTCGCAGTTCCTCGGCATACCGCGCCGTGTACAGCAGCGAGTAGTCGGTCGCCGCCCCGATCACCAGGATGAACAGGATGCCCTGCGTCTGCCCGGTCAGGGTAAAGACTCCCCACTTCGCCAGCCACCAGTTCACCAGCAGCGCCACGCACAGGGCAAAGAGGCTGGTCAGCAGCACGACCACCGGCAGCAAGACCGAGCGGTACACGGCGAGCAGAATCACCAGCACCGCCCCCAGCGCCACGAGGAGCAGCAGGCCGTCGATCCCCCCGAAGGCTGCGGTGAGGTCGCCCGTGAACCCGGCCGGTCCGGTCACGTGGGCGGTCACGCCCGTCGGCACCGCTGCCCGCAGCTCGCCGCGCACCTCGGCCACCACTTCCGCGATGTCCGAGTCGGCGTTGATGGGGAGGAAGGCCTGCGCC from the Deinococcus sp. NW-56 genome contains:
- a CDS encoding serine hydrolase, whose amino-acid sequence is MAQAPDGVFPLASTYKQAVLWAVLREVDAGRLSPGERFDVSTASQSLGDYPYDGSNVRDLTERMIRHSDNTATDLLHRRVGLGAVQALADDLGLCRTRLILPTKAWWTAQTGSSPAFLAATGWDKATGQERARLAAAIDADAQRLRADVLQNRLNTYFDGTPDPADDLRVHNLSTPYEFATLLAHQHLRSGLSPDTLAWQREVAAMGYGRSALSPQGAGKVAAFAGKGGNGWRLLTYSGYLRTEDGRHLVYAFMQHGADETYTMPNTRAAFAWIGAGLGAVLSKP
- a CDS encoding bifunctional oligoribonuclease/PAP phosphatase NrnA; translation: MTAINDRDFSYPQAVQTVAGLLRAHPGPTVVLSHENPDGDALGSVLGLTRALRALGREVIAVMDVPRYLRFLVREGEVVPTLAQWPQGALAAVLDVDNNDPARVAGADLGTFSGPVVNIDHHGTNRRQAAALLVDPSLPATTMMVADVVDALGAPWSEAIATPLMLGLNTDTGSFRYDSVTPRTFEAAARLLSHGARLGWINDNLGQHSRSYYLLLREVLSTMEFLHGGRVVLARVDDAMLERAGSTWEDVETYVNILRGAEGSVLAVMVKDFGDRIKLSLRSRGGVSAQNVAVALGGGGHVPAAGATLTQPYAQARERLDAAITAELERVGLGG
- a CDS encoding HAD family phosphatase → MTRPVSAHLRHVAFDWGGVFTVGTFDGRSTARLAERGGLPVERVRESYFRHVHQLEVGAWTLPQFWDVLAAETGLTLTYSEFKALYLSSVHDNDPMYTTLAGIPAGVRVGLLSNNYPVVSDHLRRDPRFARFDALVFSNELRQKKPHPDAFAALAEAMGVPAAQTAFVDDVKENVAAARAAGFHGLLYHHDRHAAFERELAEWLGRPVPSGP
- the aceB gene encoding malate synthase A; the encoded protein is MTQTITTPITHTEHPQAGRVLTPGALSFLEELHTRFDARRRDLLAARQERQRRLDAGELPDFLPETAHIREGDWRVSPLPADLQDRRVEITGPVDRKMVINALNSGARMFMADFEDASSPTWANCLEGQVNLMDAVRRTISLESGGKSYRLNGTTATLLVRPRGLHLEEKHAQLGGQPLSGSLFDFGLYAYHNLHERQRQGVGTYFYIPKLESHLEARWWNDVFTFTEDTLGAPRGTIRATVLIETILAAFEMDEILYELREHSAGLNCGRWDYIFSYIKKFRAHDDRILPDRAQVTMSTPMMRNYSRLAIRTCHRRGAPAIGGMSAFIPVKGDPEANDRAFAQVRADKEREAGDGHDGTWVAHPGMVALAAEVFDRLMPEANQIDAGKQMDFRVTPEDLLTPPEGTITAAGVNLNVDVSLQYLAAWLDGRGAVPIHNLMEDAATAEISRAQLWQWAHHGQRTEDGTPITPEGLTRLIAAHRDRLGREQPEREARFGEAAELLTALVTADTLEEFLTLPGYQRLS
- the aceA gene encoding isocitrate lyase, whose translation is MTPTPRTHAEILEKTWKTEDRWQGIRRNYSADDVVRLRGSLPIEHTLARHGAQKLWRLMKEEPFVNALGALTGNQAMQQVKAGLKAIYLSGWQVAADANNAGQMYPDQSLYPASSVPDVVRRINNTLRRADQIQHAEGSGDVDYFAPIVADAEAGFGGPLNAFELMKAMIEAGAAGVHFEDQLASEKKCGHLGGKVLVPTSQFIRTLNAARLAADVCGVPTVLIARTDADAANLLTSDVDENDRPFCTGERTPEGFYYVKPGIEQAISRALAYAPYADVIWCETSVPNLEDARRFAEAVHAQFPGKLLAYNCSPSFNWRKNLDDETIARFQVELGRMGYKFQFITLAGFHSLNMGMFDLAHGYARRQMSAFVELQEREFAAQERGFTAVKHQREVGTGYFDLVATAAGGGQSSTTALAGSTEAEQFVGAHD
- the cdd gene encoding cytidine deaminase codes for the protein MTPEPVTPDPQLLEGAKAAFRQAYAPYSKFRVGAALRTPEGRVFFGANVENASYGLARCAEQSAVQAMATAGERTFTDLVVYSEATPPASPCGACRQILFEFAPDARVVCVNHNGDVVSGLVRDFLPHGFRLEQRDDGHEVGTE
- a CDS encoding hemolysin family protein, which produces MNDLLGILALVVLVLMNGFFVATEFALVSVRRTRIDQLAEEGNSTAKATQRALQNLDLYIAATQLGITMASLAIGFVAEPAIEHLIHPLLGETTLSEGQITAISFGLAFAISTILHIVFGELAPKSWALQRSEQVSLLVTRPLLVFTAVFKWAIVGLNAMGNGVVRLFGLRGVAGHHTAYSEEEIRMIVGASSQEGVLEDDEKELVYNVFDLSDTTVREIMTPRIDMVVVDGSSPLRHLLELNAIHGYSRVPVYQDTADNIVGIVHTGDLLAHLHELDTVRIADVMRPVFFVPEGMKIKDLLTKMREKKSHMSIVVDEFGGTSGLVTLEDALEEIVGEIYDETDEEELPLIEVLGEGRYLMDASLTVGEVEERLGTNLEDGDGEYDTLSGFMTNHFGDIPEPGQHFVHGGWVFTVEEADQRRVARVRVERAPETMIFETYEESTRDA
- a CDS encoding diacylglycerol kinase; the protein is MRSDGSALSLRRWWRSAGFAWAGLRHVYRTQANFRIEVWAGVLALGLALVLGVPLSPILLACGLVLSVELLNTALEAVVDLASPEWHPLAKVAKDAAAGAVLVASLGALGVGLAVLGPPLLRLLAG
- the ybeY gene encoding rRNA maturation RNase YbeY; protein product: MIDLVARKTPPPGLRPALRSALGAAMRHFGVEDRDVTVVLVGDRTIRQLKHEHWGEDAPTDVLSFPTWEPGDPFMPPHLGDIIISLDTAGRQAQARGHSLTREVALLASHGLTHLVGFDHPHAEGLGFEEGATGEEWQVFHGAWAAARAALPPEAPSPEA
- a CDS encoding MMPL family transporter is translated as MASSSPPRFVRLLVPLLLILVWFTAAGIGGPYFGRVEEVSTNDQATFLPTSADATRVAARLPDFLGDRTIPGIAVFTAEEPLTQEALGTLREAVAALGELEAVEGVSPLIPSEDGLAAQAFLPINADSDIAEVVAEVRGELRAAVPTGVTAHVTGPAGFTGDLTAAFGGIDGLLLLVALGAVLVILLAVYRSVLLPVVVLLTSLFALCVALLVNWWLAKWGVFTLTGQTQGILFILVIGAATDYSLLYTARYAEELRRHADRYGATLAALRGSLEPVLASGGTVIAGLLCLLLSDLGSNQSLGPVAAVGIVFSMLAALTLLPALLYVLGRSAYWPQRPVYDPSRTDEAQTATGIYARIGRRIARAPRAAWIAATALLALGAAFAPGLRADGVAQSELVLGTSDARDGQRALAEHFPGGSGNPAYVLTDQERLEEVAATLLAEGGVASVAVLSEDSPSGSAPVTEDGIQAFGPPGTPAPAPTVRGGEVLLQATLDDPADSPEAEATVRALRERLSGEALIGGSTAVAIDTTDTSIRDRNLIIPLILAVIFVILVALLRSVLMPALLMATTVLSFATALGVSALVFNQVLDLPGADPSVPLYGFVFLVALGIDYNTFLMTRVREEALHHGTRPGILRGLAVTGGVITSAGLVLAATFAALAVIPILFLLQLAFIVAFGVLLDTFLVRTVLVPALAYDLGPRSWWPVRLKADGAASPGQPPATP